The sequence AAAAATTTATGATAGATCAAATTGTTGCAAAGATAATGGAAGAAGACCAAAAAAGAAATGGAAGAAAGGATTCATAagcaacaaaaagaaaaagtatttctTGAGGAATTTAAAAAGTCGAGGCAGGAATTGGAACAGAAGGAAAAGCAAAGGTGTGAAAAAGAGAACCAAGAGATAAGAGAATATCTGGCATACCAAAACATTCGTAAAGAAGAGCAGGAAGAGGAAAAACggttgaaaaatgaaaaacacgAGAGACTTCAGCAGCAACTACAAGCTATTTTGGAGAAGCAGAAACAGGAACGTGAAGAGTTGGAAACATTGCGGTTAGAGCTTGATGTTGCAGAAAAGGAAGAGGAGCAAAGAAGAAGAGATGAAGAAGAGATAGAAACTAAGCTTCGACACCGTGTTGAATGGAAAAACATTCATGAAGAAGAATTAGAGTTAAAGGCAAAAAAACGAGATGCAGAAAAGATAGAA comes from Tachypleus tridentatus isolate NWPU-2018 chromosome 12, ASM421037v1, whole genome shotgun sequence and encodes:
- the LOC143233541 gene encoding meiosis-specific nuclear structural protein 1-like gives rise to the protein MEERIHKQQKEKVFLEEFKKSRQELEQKEKQRCEKENQEIREYLAYQNIRKEEQEEEKRLKNEKHERLQQQLQAILEKQKQEREELETLRLELDVAEKEEEQRRRDEEEIETKLRHRVEWKNIHEEELELKAKKRDAEKIEEECYRKAMLQKYADEDRIEQLTKEKRRLKQLEHRKEVERLIEERRVRRLAEAEREKDEEKRQKEMEQQRKEIIEEERQRLLKEHAEKLLGYLPKGVIRSKEDLEKLGSVLQEYYSQKYVEND